The Pseudomonas asiatica genome has a segment encoding these proteins:
- the aceE gene encoding pyruvate dehydrogenase (acetyl-transferring), homodimeric type translates to MQDLDPIETQEWLDALESVLDKEGEDRAHYLMTRMGELATRSGSQLPYAITTPYRNTIPVTHEARMPGDLFMERRIRSMVRWNALAMVMRTNLKDSDLGGHISSFASSATLYDIGFNYFFQAPTEEHGGDLIFFQGHASPGVYARAFMEGRINEDQMNNFRQEVDGNGLSSYPHPWLMPDFWQFPTVSMGLGPIQAIYQARFMKYLEARGYIPAGKQKVWCFMGDGECDEPESLGAIALAGREKLDNLIFVINCNLQRLDGPVRGNGKIIQELEGVFRGGGWNVNKVVWGRFWDPLFAKDTNGALQRRMDEVIDGEYQNYKAKDGAYVRENFFNTPELKAMVEDLSDEEIWKLNRGGHDPYKVYAAYHQAVNHKDQPTVILAKTIKGYGTGAGEAKNTAHNTKKVDVDSLRHFRDRFDIPVKDADLENLPFFKPEEGSAEAKYLAERRAALGGFVPQRRAKSFSVPTPPLETLKAILDGSGDREISTTMAFVRILAQLVKDKEIGQRIVPIIPDEARTFGMEGMFRQLGIYSSVGQLYEPVDKDQVMFYREDKKGQILEEGINEAGAMSSFIAAGTSYSCHNQPMLPFYIFYSMFGFQRIGDLAWAAGDSRTRGFLIGGTAGRTTLNGEGLQHEDGHSHMMAGTIPNCRTYDPTYGYELAVIIQDGMKKMTEEQQDIFYYITVMNESYQQPAMPAGVEEGIIKGMYLLEEDTREAAHHVQLMGSGTILREVREAAKILREEFNVGADVWSVTSFNELRRDGLAVERANRLKPGQKPQQTYVEQCLNGRKGPVIASTDYMKLFAEQIRQWVPSKEFKVLGTDGYGRSDSRKKLRHFFEVDRHFVVLAALEALADRGEIEPKVVADAIVKFGIDPDKRNPLDC, encoded by the coding sequence ATGCAAGACCTCGATCCAATCGAAACCCAGGAATGGCTGGATGCCCTGGAGTCGGTCCTCGACAAAGAAGGCGAAGACCGCGCTCATTACCTGATGACCCGTATGGGCGAGCTGGCCACCCGTAGTGGCTCCCAGCTGCCGTATGCGATCACCACGCCATACCGCAACACCATCCCTGTCACCCACGAAGCACGCATGCCTGGCGACCTGTTCATGGAACGCCGCATTCGCTCGATGGTGCGTTGGAACGCCCTGGCCATGGTCATGCGTACCAACCTGAAAGACTCGGACCTGGGCGGACACATCTCCAGCTTCGCCTCCAGCGCCACCCTGTACGACATCGGCTTCAACTACTTCTTCCAGGCCCCGACCGAAGAACACGGCGGCGACCTGATCTTCTTCCAGGGCCACGCTTCGCCAGGCGTCTACGCCCGTGCGTTCATGGAAGGCCGCATCAACGAAGACCAGATGAACAACTTCCGTCAGGAAGTGGACGGCAACGGCCTGTCTTCGTACCCGCACCCATGGCTGATGCCTGACTTCTGGCAGTTCCCGACCGTTTCGATGGGTCTGGGCCCGATCCAGGCCATCTACCAGGCACGCTTCATGAAGTACCTGGAAGCCCGTGGCTACATCCCGGCCGGCAAGCAGAAGGTCTGGTGCTTCATGGGCGACGGCGAGTGCGACGAGCCGGAATCCCTGGGTGCAATCGCCCTGGCCGGCCGCGAGAAGCTGGACAACCTGATCTTCGTCATCAACTGCAACCTTCAGCGCCTCGACGGCCCGGTTCGCGGCAACGGCAAGATCATCCAGGAACTCGAAGGCGTGTTCCGTGGCGGTGGCTGGAACGTCAACAAGGTCGTCTGGGGCCGTTTCTGGGACCCACTGTTCGCCAAGGACACCAACGGTGCCCTGCAGCGCCGCATGGACGAAGTCATCGACGGCGAGTACCAGAACTACAAAGCCAAAGACGGCGCGTACGTTCGCGAGAACTTCTTCAACACCCCAGAGCTCAAGGCCATGGTCGAAGACCTGTCCGACGAAGAGATCTGGAAGCTCAACCGTGGCGGCCACGACCCGTACAAGGTCTACGCGGCGTACCACCAGGCGGTCAACCACAAGGACCAGCCTACCGTCATCCTGGCCAAGACCATCAAGGGTTACGGTACCGGTGCCGGCGAAGCCAAGAACACCGCGCACAACACCAAGAAGGTCGACGTCGACAGCCTGCGTCACTTCCGTGACCGCTTCGACATCCCGGTCAAGGATGCCGACCTGGAGAACCTGCCGTTCTTCAAGCCGGAAGAAGGTTCTGCCGAAGCCAAGTACCTGGCCGAGCGCCGTGCTGCCCTGGGCGGTTTCGTGCCACAGCGCCGCGCCAAGAGCTTCAGCGTACCGACCCCGCCACTGGAAACGCTGAAAGCGATCCTGGACGGCTCGGGCGACCGCGAAATCTCCACCACCATGGCCTTCGTGCGTATTCTGGCGCAGCTGGTCAAGGACAAGGAAATCGGCCAGCGCATCGTCCCGATCATCCCGGACGAAGCCCGTACCTTCGGTATGGAAGGCATGTTCCGCCAGCTGGGCATCTACTCGTCGGTCGGCCAGCTCTACGAGCCAGTCGATAAAGACCAGGTGATGTTCTACCGCGAAGACAAGAAGGGCCAGATCCTCGAGGAAGGCATCAACGAAGCCGGCGCCATGTCGTCGTTCATCGCTGCCGGTACCTCGTACAGCTGCCACAACCAGCCGATGCTGCCGTTCTACATCTTCTACTCGATGTTCGGCTTCCAGCGTATTGGCGACCTGGCCTGGGCCGCTGGCGACAGCCGCACCCGTGGCTTCCTGATCGGCGGTACCGCCGGCCGTACCACCCTGAACGGTGAAGGCCTGCAGCACGAAGACGGTCACAGCCACATGATGGCGGGCACCATCCCGAACTGCCGCACCTACGATCCGACCTACGGCTACGAGCTGGCGGTGATCATCCAGGACGGCATGAAGAAGATGACCGAAGAGCAACAGGACATCTTCTACTACATCACCGTGATGAACGAATCCTACCAGCAGCCAGCCATGCCGGCCGGTGTCGAGGAAGGCATCATCAAGGGCATGTACCTGCTGGAAGAAGACACCCGCGAAGCCGCGCACCACGTACAGCTGATGGGCTCCGGCACCATCCTGCGCGAAGTCCGCGAAGCAGCGAAGATCCTGCGTGAAGAGTTCAACGTCGGTGCCGACGTGTGGAGCGTCACCAGCTTCAACGAACTGCGTCGCGACGGCCTGGCCGTGGAACGCGCCAACCGCCTGAAGCCTGGCCAGAAGCCACAGCAGACCTACGTCGAGCAGTGCCTGAACGGTCGCAAGGGCCCGGTCATCGCCTCCACCGACTACATGAAGCTGTTCGCCGAGCAGATTCGCCAGTGGGTACCGAGCAAAGAGTTCAAGGTCCTGGGTACCGACGGTTACGGTCGCAGCGACAGCCGCAAGAAGCTGCGTCACTTCTTCGAAGTCGACCGCCACTTCGTGGTGCTGGCTGCCCTGGAAGCCCTGGCTGACCGCGGCGAGATCGAACCAAAGGTTGTTGCAGACGCTATCGTCAAGTTCGGTATCGACCCGGACAAGCGCAACCCACTGGACTGCTGA
- the glnE gene encoding bifunctional [glutamate--ammonia ligase]-adenylyl-L-tyrosine phosphorylase/[glutamate--ammonia-ligase] adenylyltransferase: MRLPLPSDLPATLQPLVARNQQFISDAVAAHPELDLQAWSPLHRQQFDQVAAASDFVLGLVRREPAMLFGLLASGELDRRYAAGELRGHIAAAAQAAQSEDELARNLRRERNRQQLRIIWRDITRQAALGETCRDLSDLADAAIDEAYQWLYPRHCQQFGTPVGNRSGQPQHMVVLGMGKLGAVELNLSSDIDLIFAFPEGGETEGVKRSLDNQEFFTRLGQRLIKALDPVTVDGFVFRVDMRLRPYGSAGALVLSFNALEQYYQDQGRDWERYAMIKARVVAGDQAAGAQLQEMLRPFVYRRYLDFSAIEALRTMKQLIQQEVRRKGMADNIKLGAGGIREVEFIAQAFQLIHGGRDLSLQQRPLLKVLATLEGQGYLPPAVVAELREGYEFLRYTEHAIQAIADRQTQMLPDSETDKARVAYMLGYADWQSFHDQLTHWRGRIDWHFRQVIADPDDEDGEGELVVGGEWSPLWEQAQDEDAAGRQLQEAGFQQPAEALRRLAALRSSPQLRSMQRIGRERLDAFIPRLLAQAVEHDNPDLVLERVLPLVEAVARRSAYLVLLTENPGALRRLLTLCAASPWIAEQIARYPLLLDELLNEGRLFSPPLAPELASELRERLTRIPEDDLEQQMEALRHFKLAHSLRVAASEISGNLPLMKVSDYLTWLAEAILDQVLALAWRQTVARHGQPKRSDGSLCDPGFIIIGYGKVGGLELGHGSDLDLVFIHDGDPQAETDGAKPIDSAQFFTRLGQRIIHLLTTQTNSGQLYDVDMRLRPSGASGLLVSSLGAFERYQQNEAWTWEHQALVRARVLVGCKQVGTAFEGVRAKVLGQARDLEKLRSEVSEMRAKMRDNLGTKATAAGTAANAFEAGVPFDIKQDAGGIVDIEFMVQYAALAWSHDHPAILRWTDNIRILEELEQAGLMPASDAVLLREVYKAFRSASHRQALQKQAGVIDAAQFADERREVRRIWGELGLT, from the coding sequence ATGCGCCTACCTTTGCCGTCCGATCTGCCCGCCACCCTGCAGCCGCTGGTCGCGCGCAACCAGCAATTCATCAGCGATGCGGTGGCTGCCCACCCGGAACTCGATCTCCAGGCCTGGAGCCCGCTGCACCGGCAACAGTTCGACCAGGTAGCCGCCGCCAGCGACTTCGTGCTCGGCCTGGTCCGGCGCGAGCCGGCCATGCTGTTCGGCCTGCTGGCCAGTGGCGAGCTGGATCGGCGTTACGCCGCGGGTGAACTGCGCGGGCACATTGCTGCAGCCGCCCAGGCGGCGCAGAGCGAGGACGAGCTGGCGCGCAACCTGCGCCGCGAGCGCAACCGCCAACAGTTGCGCATCATCTGGCGCGACATCACCCGCCAGGCCGCGCTGGGCGAAACCTGCCGCGACCTGTCCGACCTGGCCGACGCCGCCATCGATGAAGCCTACCAATGGCTGTACCCGCGCCACTGCCAGCAGTTCGGCACGCCTGTCGGCAACCGCAGCGGCCAGCCGCAGCACATGGTGGTGCTGGGCATGGGCAAGCTGGGCGCGGTGGAGCTGAACCTGTCGTCGGACATCGACCTGATCTTCGCCTTCCCCGAAGGCGGCGAAACCGAAGGGGTGAAGCGCTCGCTGGACAACCAGGAGTTCTTCACCCGCCTGGGCCAGCGCCTGATCAAGGCGCTGGACCCGGTCACCGTCGACGGTTTCGTGTTCCGCGTCGACATGCGCCTGCGCCCGTATGGCTCGGCCGGCGCGCTGGTGCTCAGCTTCAATGCCCTGGAGCAGTACTACCAGGACCAGGGCCGTGACTGGGAACGCTATGCGATGATCAAGGCGCGGGTGGTGGCCGGTGACCAGGCGGCCGGCGCGCAGCTGCAGGAGATGCTGCGGCCGTTCGTGTACCGCCGCTACCTGGACTTTTCCGCGATCGAAGCGCTGCGCACCATGAAGCAGCTGATCCAGCAGGAAGTGCGGCGCAAGGGCATGGCCGACAACATCAAGCTGGGTGCCGGTGGCATTCGCGAGGTGGAATTCATCGCCCAGGCCTTCCAGCTGATCCACGGCGGGCGCGACCTCAGCCTGCAACAGCGGCCGCTGCTGAAAGTGCTGGCCACCCTCGAGGGCCAGGGCTACCTGCCGCCAGCCGTGGTCGCCGAGTTGCGCGAGGGTTATGAGTTCCTGCGCTATACCGAACACGCCATCCAGGCCATCGCCGACCGCCAGACGCAGATGCTGCCGGACAGCGAGACCGATAAGGCGCGGGTGGCCTACATGCTCGGTTATGCCGACTGGCAAAGCTTCCATGACCAGCTGACGCACTGGCGTGGCCGGATTGACTGGCACTTCCGCCAGGTGATCGCCGACCCGGATGATGAAGACGGCGAGGGCGAGCTGGTGGTGGGTGGCGAATGGTCGCCGCTGTGGGAGCAGGCGCAGGATGAAGATGCCGCTGGCCGTCAGCTGCAGGAGGCCGGTTTCCAGCAGCCCGCCGAAGCCCTGCGGCGCCTGGCCGCGCTGCGCTCCAGCCCGCAGCTGCGTTCGATGCAGCGGATTGGCCGTGAGCGCCTGGACGCCTTTATCCCGCGGTTGCTGGCTCAGGCTGTGGAACATGACAACCCCGACCTGGTGCTCGAGCGCGTGCTGCCGCTGGTCGAGGCCGTGGCACGCCGTTCTGCCTACCTGGTGCTGCTGACCGAAAACCCCGGCGCCTTGCGCCGCCTGCTGACCCTGTGCGCCGCCAGCCCGTGGATTGCCGAGCAGATTGCCCGCTACCCGCTGCTGCTCGATGAACTGCTCAATGAAGGCCGCCTGTTCAGCCCGCCACTGGCGCCGGAGCTGGCCAGCGAACTGCGCGAGCGCCTGACGCGCATCCCCGAGGACGACCTGGAACAGCAAATGGAGGCGCTGCGCCACTTCAAGCTGGCCCACAGCCTGCGCGTGGCCGCCTCGGAAATCAGCGGCAACCTGCCGCTGATGAAAGTCAGCGACTACCTGACCTGGCTGGCCGAGGCCATCCTCGACCAGGTGCTGGCCCTGGCCTGGCGCCAGACCGTGGCTCGCCACGGCCAGCCCAAGCGCAGCGACGGCAGCCTGTGCGACCCGGGCTTCATCATCATCGGCTACGGCAAGGTAGGTGGCCTGGAGCTGGGTCACGGTTCGGACCTGGACCTGGTATTCATCCATGACGGCGACCCGCAGGCGGAAACCGACGGCGCCAAGCCGATCGACAGTGCGCAGTTCTTCACCCGCCTGGGCCAGCGCATCATTCACCTGCTGACCACCCAGACCAACTCGGGCCAGCTGTATGACGTGGACATGCGCCTGCGCCCGTCGGGGGCCTCGGGCCTGCTGGTGAGTTCGCTGGGAGCGTTCGAGCGCTACCAGCAGAACGAGGCCTGGACCTGGGAGCATCAGGCCCTGGTGCGGGCCCGGGTGCTGGTGGGCTGCAAGCAGGTGGGCACGGCGTTCGAAGGCGTGCGCGCCAAGGTGCTGGGCCAGGCCCGCGACCTGGAAAAACTGCGCAGCGAAGTGAGCGAAATGCGCGCCAAGATGCGCGACAACCTCGGCACCAAGGCCACCGCAGCCGGTACCGCGGCAAACGCCTTCGAGGCCGGTGTGCCGTTCGATATCAAGCAGGATGCCGGCGGTATCGTCGATATCGAATTTATGGTGCAATACGCCGCTTTGGCCTGGTCCCACGACCACCCGGCCATACTCCGATGGACCGATAACATCCGCATTCTGGAAGAGCTGGAGCAGGCGGGTTTGATGCCGGCCAGTGACGCGGTGCTGTTGCGTGAAGTGTACAAGGCGTTCCGCTCGGCCTCGCACCGCCAGGCCCTGCAGAAGCAGGCCGGGGTTATCGATGCGGCGCAGTTTGCCGATGAACGCCGTGAGGTGCGGCGGATCTGGGGTGAATTGGGTTTGACTTGA
- the waaF gene encoding lipopolysaccharide heptosyltransferase II yields the protein MRILIIGPSWVGDMVMAQTLFQCLKQQHPDCVIDVLAPEWSRPILERMPEVRQALSFPLGHGALELATRRRIGKSLAGQYDQAILLPNSLKSALVPFFAGIPKRTGWRGEMRFGLLNDVRKLDKARYPLMIERFMALAYAPGTELPQPYPRPSLQIEAQSRDAALAKFGLELDRPVLALCPGAEFGEAKRWPAEHYATVADAMIRQGWQVWLFGSKNDHPVGEQIRDRLIPGLREESSNLAGETSLAEAIDLMSCAHAVVSNDSGLMHVAAALNRPMVAVYGSTSPGFTPPLAEHVEVVRTGIECSPCFDRTCRFGHYNCLRLLEPGKVIAALHSLTGPDLIDTVAEVD from the coding sequence ATGAGAATACTGATCATTGGCCCCAGCTGGGTCGGCGACATGGTGATGGCGCAGACCCTGTTCCAGTGCCTGAAACAGCAGCACCCCGACTGCGTGATCGATGTGCTGGCCCCCGAGTGGAGCCGGCCGATCCTCGAACGCATGCCCGAGGTCCGTCAGGCCCTGAGCTTCCCGCTCGGCCACGGCGCACTGGAACTGGCCACGCGGCGACGCATCGGCAAGTCCCTGGCCGGCCAGTACGACCAGGCCATCCTGCTGCCCAACTCGCTCAAGTCGGCGCTGGTGCCGTTCTTTGCCGGTATCCCCAAGCGCACCGGCTGGCGTGGCGAAATGCGCTTCGGCCTGCTCAACGACGTGCGCAAGCTGGACAAGGCCCGCTACCCGCTGATGATCGAGCGCTTCATGGCCCTGGCCTACGCGCCCGGCACCGAGCTGCCGCAGCCGTACCCGCGCCCCAGCCTGCAGATCGAAGCGCAAAGCCGCGACGCCGCCCTGGCCAAGTTCGGCCTGGAGCTGGACCGCCCGGTGCTGGCGCTGTGCCCCGGTGCCGAGTTCGGCGAGGCCAAGCGCTGGCCGGCCGAGCACTACGCCACCGTGGCCGATGCGATGATCCGCCAGGGCTGGCAGGTGTGGCTGTTCGGCTCGAAGAACGATCACCCGGTCGGTGAGCAGATTCGCGACCGGCTGATCCCGGGCTTGCGTGAAGAGTCGTCCAACCTGGCCGGCGAAACCTCGCTTGCCGAGGCTATCGACCTGATGTCCTGCGCCCATGCCGTGGTGTCCAACGACTCGGGCCTGATGCACGTGGCCGCCGCGCTGAACCGACCAATGGTGGCGGTGTACGGCTCGACCTCGCCAGGCTTCACCCCGCCGCTGGCCGAGCACGTGGAAGTGGTGCGCACCGGCATCGAGTGCAGCCCGTGCTTCGACCGCACCTGCCGCTTCGGTCACTACAACTGCCTGCGTTTGCTGGAACCGGGCAAAGTCATCGCTGCTTTGCACAGCCTGACCGGGCCGGACCTGATCGATACCGTGGCCGAGGTCGACTAA
- the waaC gene encoding lipopolysaccharide heptosyltransferase I has product MRVLIIKTSSLGDVIHTLPALTDAAHAIPGIRFDWVVEEGFAEIPSWHPAVDQVIPVAIRRWRKNLWQTIKSGEWKAFKQRVRERKYDLVIDAQGLVKSAWLTRYVKAPVAGLDRYSAREGWASRFYDRRLSVATGQHAVERVRQLFAMALAYDLPEGIGNYGLDLERLQLPPAAPYVVFLHGTTWATKHWPEAYWRELAERMGRRKLEVRLPWGNPAEKARAERIAQGLNNCQVLPKLNLAGVARVLAAAKACVAVDTGLGHLAAALDVPTISLFGPTNPGLTGAYGRTQIHQASDWPCAPCLQKKCTYKPSADDLRRFDLKREWPLCFTRLNPEHVASRLSALLLAEDVR; this is encoded by the coding sequence GTGCGGGTACTGATCATCAAGACTTCGTCGCTGGGTGATGTGATCCACACCTTGCCGGCGCTTACCGATGCCGCCCACGCCATCCCGGGCATCCGCTTCGACTGGGTGGTGGAAGAAGGCTTCGCCGAAATCCCCAGCTGGCACCCGGCGGTCGACCAGGTGATCCCGGTGGCCATTCGCCGCTGGCGCAAGAACCTCTGGCAAACCATCAAGAGCGGCGAGTGGAAGGCATTCAAGCAACGTGTACGCGAGCGCAAGTACGACCTGGTGATCGACGCCCAGGGCCTGGTCAAATCGGCCTGGCTGACCCGCTACGTGAAGGCGCCGGTGGCCGGCCTGGACCGCTACTCGGCCCGCGAAGGCTGGGCCAGCCGCTTCTATGACCGGCGCCTGTCGGTTGCCACCGGCCAGCACGCGGTGGAGCGGGTGCGCCAGCTGTTCGCCATGGCCTTGGCCTACGACCTGCCGGAAGGCATCGGCAACTACGGCCTCGACCTCGAGCGCCTGCAACTGCCGCCGGCCGCCCCCTATGTGGTGTTCCTGCATGGCACCACCTGGGCGACCAAGCACTGGCCCGAAGCCTACTGGCGCGAACTGGCCGAGCGCATGGGCCGGCGCAAGCTGGAAGTGCGCCTGCCGTGGGGCAACCCGGCCGAGAAGGCGCGGGCCGAGCGTATCGCCCAGGGCTTGAACAACTGCCAGGTGCTCCCCAAATTGAACCTTGCCGGTGTCGCACGCGTGTTGGCGGCGGCAAAAGCCTGCGTGGCGGTCGATACCGGCCTCGGCCACCTGGCGGCGGCACTCGATGTGCCCACCATTTCGCTGTTCGGCCCGACCAACCCGGGCCTGACCGGCGCCTACGGACGGACCCAGATTCACCAGGCCAGTGACTGGCCCTGCGCGCCCTGCCTGCAGAAAAAGTGCACTTACAAACCGAGCGCCGATGACCTGCGCCGGTTCGATCTGAAACGCGAGTGGCCATTGTGCTTCACTCGCCTGAATCCCGAGCATGTGGCGAGCCGCTTGAGCGCGTTGCTGCTGGCTGAGGATGTCCGTTGA
- a CDS encoding glycosyltransferase family 4 protein has translation MQLAFVLYKYFPFGGLQRDFMRIALECQKRGHQIRVYTLIWEGDIPPGFEVLVAPVKAIFNHRRNEKLSAWMAADLAKRPVDRLIGFNKMPGLDVYYAADGCFEDKAQTLRGGLYRRWGRYRHFAEYERAVFAKDAHTEVLMISEVQQPLFIKHYGTPVERFHLLPPGISQDRRAPANAGEIRAEFRKEFNLGDDDLLLVQIGSGFKTKGVDRSLKALAALPSALRKRTRLMVIGQDDPKVFQLQSATLGLGEQVQFLKGRSDIPRFLLGADLLIHPAYNENTGTVLLEALVAGLPVLVSKVCGYAHYIAEADSGLVLDEPFEQEQLNGYLQRMLEDQQARASWSRNGLAFAETADLYSMPQHAADVILGQESA, from the coding sequence ATGCAACTGGCTTTCGTGCTTTACAAATATTTCCCCTTCGGCGGGCTGCAGCGCGACTTCATGCGCATTGCCCTGGAATGCCAGAAGCGGGGCCACCAGATCCGTGTGTACACGTTGATCTGGGAGGGTGACATTCCGCCGGGCTTCGAAGTGCTGGTGGCGCCGGTGAAGGCGATTTTCAATCACCGCCGCAACGAGAAGCTCAGCGCCTGGATGGCCGCCGACCTGGCCAAGCGCCCGGTCGACCGCCTGATCGGTTTCAACAAGATGCCTGGGCTGGACGTGTACTACGCCGCCGACGGCTGCTTCGAGGACAAGGCGCAGACCCTGCGTGGCGGCCTGTACCGCCGCTGGGGCCGCTACCGGCACTTTGCCGAGTACGAACGTGCGGTGTTCGCCAAGGACGCCCATACCGAAGTGCTGATGATTTCCGAAGTGCAGCAGCCGCTGTTCATCAAGCACTACGGCACCCCGGTAGAGCGTTTCCACCTGCTGCCGCCGGGCATTTCCCAGGACCGCCGCGCGCCGGCCAATGCCGGCGAAATCCGCGCCGAGTTCCGCAAGGAATTCAACCTGGGCGATGACGACCTGCTGCTGGTGCAGATTGGCTCGGGCTTCAAGACCAAGGGCGTTGACCGCAGCCTCAAGGCCCTGGCCGCGCTGCCGTCGGCCCTGCGCAAGCGCACCAGGCTGATGGTGATCGGCCAGGATGACCCCAAGGTGTTCCAGTTGCAAAGCGCTACCTTGGGCCTGGGCGAGCAGGTGCAGTTCCTCAAGGGCCGCAGCGACATCCCGCGTTTCCTGCTGGGCGCCGACCTGCTGATCCACCCGGCGTACAACGAGAACACCGGCACGGTGCTGCTCGAGGCGCTGGTGGCCGGCCTGCCGGTGCTGGTCTCCAAGGTGTGCGGCTACGCCCACTACATTGCCGAGGCCGACAGCGGCCTGGTGCTGGACGAGCCGTTCGAGCAGGAACAGCTCAATGGTTACCTGCAGCGTATGCTTGAAGACCAACAGGCCCGCGCCAGCTGGTCGCGCAACGGCCTGGCGTTTGCTGAAACCGCCGATCTGTACAGCATGCCGCAGCATGCCGCCGACGTGATCCTGGGGCAGGAGTCCGCATGA
- the rfaP gene encoding lipopolysaccharide core heptose(I) kinase RfaP — MKLILAEPFKRLWAGRDAFDAVEALQGEVYRELEGRRTLRTEVAGEGFFVKIHRGIGWGEIFKNLLTAKLPVLGAGQEWQAIQRLHQVGVPTMTAVAYGERGSNPAAQHSFIITEELAPTISLEDFSIDWVRQPPEPRLKRALIAEVAKMTGGMHRAGVNHRDCYICHFLLHTDRPVTADDFKLSVIDLHRAQTRAKISRRWRDKDLAALYFSALDIGLTQRDKLRFLRGYFQRPLRQVLKDEASLLAWLERKAQKLYDRKQRYGDAL, encoded by the coding sequence ATGAAGCTGATACTGGCCGAACCGTTCAAGCGCCTGTGGGCCGGGCGTGATGCCTTCGATGCCGTGGAGGCGCTGCAAGGCGAGGTCTATCGCGAACTGGAAGGGCGCCGCACGCTGCGCACCGAGGTCGCTGGCGAGGGCTTCTTCGTCAAGATCCACCGCGGCATTGGCTGGGGCGAGATATTCAAGAACCTGCTTACCGCCAAGCTGCCGGTGCTTGGCGCCGGCCAGGAATGGCAGGCCATCCAGCGCCTGCACCAGGTTGGCGTGCCGACCATGACTGCCGTCGCCTATGGCGAGCGTGGCAGCAACCCGGCCGCGCAGCATTCGTTCATCATCACCGAAGAACTGGCGCCGACCATCAGCCTGGAAGACTTCAGCATCGACTGGGTCAGGCAGCCGCCCGAGCCGCGCCTGAAGCGCGCGCTGATCGCCGAAGTGGCGAAGATGACCGGCGGCATGCACCGCGCGGGGGTCAACCACCGCGACTGCTACATCTGCCACTTCCTGCTGCACACCGACCGCCCGGTGACGGCGGACGACTTCAAACTGTCGGTGATCGACCTGCACCGCGCGCAGACCCGGGCGAAAATCAGCCGCCGCTGGCGCGACAAGGACCTGGCCGCGCTGTACTTCTCGGCGCTGGACATCGGCCTGACCCAGCGCGACAAGCTGCGCTTCCTGCGCGGTTACTTCCAGCGCCCGCTGCGGCAGGTCCTGAAGGATGAAGCCTCGCTGCTCGCCTGGCTGGAGCGCAAGGCGCAGAAACTCTATGACCGCAAACAACGTTATGGGGATGCACTCTGA
- a CDS encoding lipopolysaccharide kinase InaA family protein — MAGWTLAPGYEHLAADFGSLEAVFALQGERLTRDPISEVVRIERDGVNYYVKRYTGAGKHMRRYLGRPRIKAEWQNLKQFDKWGIPTAEVVAWGLERNGLAFGRGAMITRELPRTEDLSALAERNDARLADRAWVGHVSSQLARHTRVMHQHHFAHNDLKWRNLLVDDQGTLFFIDCPTGDFWRGFMWRHRMIKDLACLDKVAKYHLSATQRLRFYLQYRGRDRLNVRDKKRIRQVVSFFEGRE, encoded by the coding sequence ATGGCGGGGTGGACACTGGCGCCGGGCTACGAACACCTGGCGGCGGACTTCGGCAGCCTGGAAGCGGTATTTGCCCTGCAAGGCGAGCGCCTGACCCGCGACCCGATCAGCGAGGTGGTGCGTATCGAGCGTGACGGGGTCAATTACTACGTCAAGCGCTACACCGGGGCCGGCAAGCACATGCGCCGTTACCTGGGCCGGCCGCGGATCAAGGCCGAATGGCAGAACCTCAAGCAGTTCGACAAGTGGGGCATCCCCACTGCCGAAGTGGTGGCCTGGGGCCTGGAGCGCAATGGCCTGGCCTTTGGCCGGGGGGCCATGATCACCCGCGAACTGCCGCGCACCGAAGACCTGTCGGCGCTGGCCGAGCGCAACGATGCACGCCTGGCCGATCGCGCCTGGGTCGGGCATGTCAGCAGCCAGCTGGCGCGCCACACCCGGGTCATGCACCAGCACCACTTCGCCCACAACGACCTGAAATGGCGCAACCTGCTGGTCGACGACCAGGGCACGCTATTCTTCATCGACTGCCCCACCGGCGATTTCTGGCGCGGCTTCATGTGGCGGCACCGGATGATCAAGGACCTGGCGTGCCTGGACAAAGTGGCCAAATACCACCTGTCGGCAACCCAGCGCCTGCGTTTCTACCTGCAATACCGTGGCCGCGACCGGCTGAATGTGCGTGACAAGAAGCGCATTCGCCAGGTGGTGAGCTTTTTCGAGGGAAGGGAATGA